A genomic segment from Vicinamibacteria bacterium encodes:
- the uvrA gene encoding excinuclease ABC subunit UvrA: MELDRIIITGARQHNLKNVTVEIPKKKLVVLTGVSGSGKSSLAFDTLYAEGQRRYIESLNAYARQFLGQMDKPLYDSIRGLAPTISIEQKAASGNPRSTVGTITEIHDYLRVLWARVGHLTCHKCGRPVSQQSSQQIVHEVQELPPGTKYLLLAPLVKERKGEHREVLEQVRKAGFTRIRADGIVLSLEDDIRLDKKKKHSIDAVVDRLIAKPGMKERLHDSVETALRHGQGSLIVAPEGRPEKVLSEHRACHHCGISFPEPSPQLFSFNSPQGMCPECSGLGTRMEMDPELVVPNPNLTINEGAVKPLGAVGEGTSWGTDIVRAVARERGIDLNKPWKSLSAAHRRVILHGTGDDRVKIQIKGSWGSGAFKMRYEGAINSMMRRMRETRSEEMRQYYQKFLSNRPCSACGGRRIRTEALGVKLAGRNIAEVTALSVAGAHAFFDSLDLKGSEAKIATELLKEIRARLRFLLDVGLSYLTLDRPAPSLSGGEGQRIRLASQIGSELTGVIYVLDEPSIGLHQRDNKKLLAALQHLRDIGNTVVVVEHDREAMEEADWLIDFGPGAGRHGGQVVAAGPPAEVTAKGEGLTARYLGGDLQIEIPPRRREADARKLTVAGARENNLKDITVDFPLGLFVCVTGVSGAGKSTLVNQILYPAAARALHGSDVVVGAHTRVDGLPEIDKIIDIDQSPIGRTPRSNPATYTKVFDLIRDFFALLPEARMHGYTPGRFSFNVKGGRCEACEGDGVKRVEMHFLPDVYVPCEVCQGKRFNEATLQVKYNNLSIADLLATTVDEALQLFKNHPQIRRALETLADVGLGYIALGQSSPTLSGGEAQRVKLSRELSKRSTGRTLYILDEPTTGLHFDDIRKLLRVLDRLVEGGNTVVVIEHNLDVIKTADHVIDLGPEGGDAGGLVVAKGTPEEVAAVRESYTGRFLAELLPRTTARRAAR, encoded by the coding sequence ATGGAACTGGACCGCATCATCATCACCGGGGCCCGCCAGCACAACCTTAAGAACGTCACCGTGGAGATCCCCAAGAAGAAGCTCGTGGTCCTCACCGGCGTGTCGGGTTCGGGCAAGTCCAGCCTGGCCTTCGACACCCTTTACGCGGAAGGCCAGCGCCGGTACATCGAGAGCCTGAATGCCTACGCCCGACAGTTCCTGGGGCAGATGGATAAGCCGCTCTACGACTCCATCCGCGGCCTCGCCCCCACCATATCCATCGAGCAGAAGGCGGCCAGCGGCAACCCCCGGTCCACGGTAGGAACCATCACCGAGATCCACGACTACCTTCGCGTGCTGTGGGCGCGGGTGGGCCACCTCACCTGCCATAAGTGCGGCCGTCCCGTCTCCCAGCAGTCCTCGCAGCAGATCGTCCACGAGGTCCAGGAGCTGCCCCCTGGTACCAAGTACCTGCTCCTTGCCCCCCTCGTGAAGGAGCGCAAGGGCGAGCATCGAGAGGTGCTCGAGCAAGTGCGCAAGGCCGGCTTCACCCGCATCCGGGCGGACGGGATCGTGCTGTCGCTGGAGGACGACATCCGGCTCGACAAGAAGAAGAAGCACTCGATCGACGCGGTGGTGGACCGGCTCATCGCCAAGCCGGGGATGAAAGAACGGCTGCACGACTCGGTGGAGACCGCCCTCCGCCATGGCCAGGGGAGCCTGATCGTGGCCCCCGAAGGCCGACCGGAGAAGGTTCTCTCCGAGCATCGGGCCTGCCACCATTGCGGCATCTCCTTCCCCGAGCCCTCGCCCCAGCTTTTCTCCTTCAACTCCCCCCAGGGCATGTGCCCGGAGTGTTCGGGGCTGGGAACCCGCATGGAGATGGACCCCGAGCTGGTGGTTCCCAATCCCAACCTCACCATCAACGAGGGAGCGGTGAAGCCGCTGGGGGCCGTGGGTGAGGGCACGAGCTGGGGCACCGACATCGTGCGGGCCGTGGCACGCGAGCGGGGCATAGACCTCAACAAGCCCTGGAAGTCGCTCTCCGCCGCCCACCGCCGGGTGATCCTCCATGGAACGGGCGACGACCGGGTAAAGATCCAGATCAAGGGGTCTTGGGGCAGCGGCGCCTTCAAGATGCGCTACGAGGGAGCCATCAACTCCATGATGCGCCGCATGCGGGAGACCCGCTCCGAGGAGATGCGGCAGTACTATCAGAAGTTCTTGAGCAACCGGCCCTGCTCGGCCTGCGGGGGCCGCCGCATCCGGACCGAGGCCCTGGGGGTCAAGCTGGCAGGCCGGAACATCGCCGAGGTCACCGCCCTCTCCGTGGCCGGGGCCCACGCATTTTTCGACTCCCTGGACTTGAAGGGGAGCGAGGCCAAGATCGCGACCGAGCTCTTGAAGGAGATCCGCGCCCGCCTGCGCTTCCTGCTGGACGTGGGCCTGAGCTACCTCACCCTGGACCGCCCCGCCCCCTCCCTCTCCGGGGGGGAAGGGCAGCGCATCCGCTTGGCCAGCCAGATCGGGAGCGAGCTGACCGGCGTCATCTACGTGCTCGACGAGCCCTCGATCGGCCTCCACCAGCGCGACAACAAGAAGCTCCTAGCCGCCCTCCAGCACCTGCGCGACATCGGAAACACGGTGGTGGTGGTGGAGCACGACCGCGAAGCCATGGAAGAGGCGGACTGGCTGATCGACTTCGGCCCCGGAGCGGGACGGCACGGGGGCCAGGTGGTGGCGGCGGGCCCCCCGGCGGAGGTCACGGCCAAGGGGGAGGGGCTGACCGCGCGCTACCTGGGGGGCGACCTCCAGATCGAGATTCCGCCCCGGCGGCGGGAGGCCGATGCCCGGAAGCTGACCGTCGCCGGCGCGCGGGAGAACAACCTGAAGGACATCACGGTGGACTTCCCGCTCGGGCTGTTCGTGTGCGTCACGGGGGTGAGCGGGGCGGGCAAGAGCACCCTCGTGAACCAGATCCTGTATCCGGCCGCGGCCCGCGCCCTCCATGGGAGCGACGTGGTGGTGGGCGCGCACACCCGGGTGGACGGCCTTCCGGAGATCGACAAGATCATCGACATCGACCAGAGCCCCATCGGACGCACGCCCCGCAGCAACCCCGCCACCTACACCAAGGTCTTCGACCTGATCCGAGACTTCTTCGCCCTCTTGCCCGAGGCGCGGATGCACGGCTACACGCCGGGCCGCTTCTCATTCAACGTCAAAGGCGGCCGCTGCGAGGCCTGCGAGGGGGACGGCGTGAAGCGGGTGGAGATGCACTTCCTGCCCGACGTCTACGTCCCCTGCGAGGTCTGTCAGGGCAAGCGCTTCAACGAAGCCACCCTCCAGGTCAAATACAACAACCTCTCCATCGCCGATTTGCTCGCCACCACCGTGGACGAGGCCCTGCAGCTGTTCAAGAACCATCCCCAGATCCGTCGCGCCCTGGAGACCCTTGCCGACGTCGGCCTCGGATACATTGCCCTCGGCCAGTCCTCCCCGACCCTCTCCGGGGGCGAGGCCCAGCGGGTCAAGCTCTCCCGCGAGCTCTCGAAGCGCTCCACAGGCCGCACCCTGTACATTCTGGACGAGCCCACCACCGGGTTGCACTTCGACGACATCCGGAAGCTGCTGCGGGTGCTGGACCGCCTGGTGGAAGGCGGCAACACCGTGGTCGTGATCGAGCACAACCTGGACGTGATCAAGACCGCCGACCATGTCATCGATCTGGGACCGGAGGGCGGGGACGCCGGGGGGCTGGTGGTGGCCAAGGGCACCCCGGAGGAGGTGGCCGCGGTCCGGGAGTCCTACACCGGCCGCTTCCTGGCCGAGCTCTTGCCCCGAACCACGGCTCGGCGGGCCGCCCGCTAG
- the rlmN gene encoding 23S rRNA (adenine(2503)-C(2))-methyltransferase RlmN has protein sequence MATNLFGRERDAILREITALGEPAYRARQVYVWIYKKRVRSFEAMTNLGKTLREELARRFVLRWPEVAERNLSYDGTVKYLLRLEDGAAIESVYIPEDRRRTICISTQAGCPLRCAFCLTGIAGYRRNLKPAEILGQVALLMEEAPARRQPWNVVMMGMGEPLLNYEATVSALRVLMDPEGFGVAPKKLTLSTVGILPALEKLMREPVRPNLAISLHAPDSALRRALMPVEEKYGIEEVIAAAQRYPIPRGGLVTYEYVLLRGVNDTPGHARELVRLLSGARAKVNLIPLNPAPQIPFEAPRAEAVDAFCAALAEARLTVSVRRPRGQDILAACGQLHLKQGVPAPVPAPPS, from the coding sequence ATGGCGACGAACCTTTTTGGGCGGGAGCGGGACGCGATTCTGCGCGAGATCACGGCTCTCGGCGAACCGGCCTACCGCGCCCGTCAGGTCTACGTCTGGATCTACAAGAAGCGCGTCCGGTCTTTCGAGGCCATGACCAACCTGGGCAAGACCCTGCGCGAGGAGCTGGCCCGTCGCTTTGTGCTGCGCTGGCCGGAGGTCGCGGAACGGAACCTGTCTTACGACGGCACCGTCAAGTACCTGCTGCGCCTCGAGGACGGCGCCGCCATCGAGAGCGTCTACATCCCGGAAGACCGCCGCCGCACCATCTGCATCTCTACCCAGGCGGGCTGCCCACTGCGCTGCGCCTTTTGCCTGACCGGGATCGCCGGTTACCGGCGGAATCTGAAGCCGGCGGAGATCCTGGGCCAGGTCGCCCTCCTCATGGAGGAGGCGCCCGCCCGCCGGCAGCCTTGGAACGTGGTGATGATGGGCATGGGCGAGCCGCTCCTCAACTACGAGGCCACGGTCTCCGCCCTCCGGGTCCTGATGGACCCCGAGGGCTTCGGGGTGGCTCCCAAGAAGCTGACCCTCTCCACGGTGGGTATCCTGCCCGCGCTGGAGAAGCTGATGCGGGAGCCTGTGCGTCCGAACCTGGCCATCAGCCTTCACGCCCCCGACTCCGCCCTCCGCCGCGCTCTCATGCCCGTGGAGGAGAAGTACGGGATCGAAGAGGTGATCGCGGCCGCCCAGCGTTATCCGATTCCGCGGGGCGGGCTCGTGACCTACGAGTACGTGCTGCTCCGCGGAGTGAACGACACCCCCGGACACGCCCGTGAGTTGGTTCGGCTCCTGAGCGGCGCGCGGGCCAAGGTGAATCTCATCCCCCTGAACCCCGCCCCCCAGATCCCTTTCGAAGCGCCGCGCGCGGAGGCGGTCGACGCCTTCTGCGCGGCGCTCGCGGAGGCCCGCCTGACGGTTTCCGTCCGCCGTCCGCGCGGCCAGGACATCCTGGCTGCGTGCGGCCAGCTCCACCTGAAGCAAGGCGTTCCCGCTCCGGTTCCGGCGCCGCCCTCCTGA
- the hpt gene encoding hypoxanthine phosphoribosyltransferase: MRERAEVLFGPEQIARRIAEVGSEIGRAFEGREICVVGLMKSCLVFMADLIRAIPSELTVHMVRVSSMREEGSGTARTEIIYSTTIPYEGRDILLLDDIVDTGITLNFLLDHIKEHNPRSLRVCTLIDKPGDRKIDVNPDWSVFTLPKPRDDRFVVGYGLDYAESYRGLPYLGTIPRPSPSARGA; the protein is encoded by the coding sequence TTGAGGGAGCGGGCGGAGGTCCTTTTCGGCCCCGAGCAGATCGCCCGGCGCATCGCCGAGGTGGGGTCCGAGATCGGGCGGGCCTTCGAGGGGCGGGAGATCTGCGTGGTCGGGCTGATGAAGAGTTGCCTAGTGTTCATGGCCGACCTCATCCGGGCCATCCCCAGCGAACTCACCGTGCACATGGTGCGGGTCTCGTCGATGCGCGAAGAGGGGTCGGGGACCGCTCGCACCGAGATCATCTACTCCACCACGATCCCCTACGAGGGGCGGGACATCCTCCTCCTCGACGACATCGTGGACACCGGGATCACCCTGAACTTTCTGCTCGACCACATCAAAGAACACAATCCACGGAGCCTGAGGGTATGTACCCTCATCGACAAGCCGGGGGACCGCAAAATCGACGTCAACCCCGACTGGTCGGTCTTCACCCTTCCCAAGCCCAGGGACGACCGCTTCGTGGTGGGCTATGGCCTGGACTACGCGGAGAGCTACCGAGGTCTCCCGTACCTTGGCACCATCCCTCGGCCGTCGCCGTCGGCCCGTGGGGCCTAG
- the folP gene encoding dihydropteroate synthase: MGVLNVTPDSFSDSGLFPTPEAAVAQGLALFGAGADLVDVGGESTRPGGADRISADEECRRVVPVVHGLRQRGAGPISVDTTKAAVARAALDAGADLVNDVSGFRFDPALADLVAARGVPAVVMHMRGDFAGMHLEPSYEDVMGEVVAELGDALARGEKAGVARKQLLVDPGIGFAKDSHHSLEVLRRLPELRALDRPLLVGPSRKSFIGKVLDLPVGERLMGTAAAVAAAVLAGAHVVRVHDVKEMVQVVRVCDAIVGDPPPGGGV; the protein is encoded by the coding sequence ATGGGGGTGCTCAACGTGACCCCGGACTCCTTCTCCGATAGCGGCCTCTTTCCGACCCCGGAGGCGGCCGTGGCCCAAGGCCTCGCGCTCTTCGGGGCGGGGGCGGACCTGGTCGACGTGGGAGGAGAGTCCACGCGGCCGGGGGGTGCGGACCGGATCAGTGCTGACGAGGAGTGCCGACGGGTGGTACCGGTGGTGCACGGCCTGCGGCAAAGGGGAGCGGGGCCGATCTCCGTGGACACCACCAAGGCCGCGGTGGCCCGGGCCGCCTTGGACGCGGGGGCCGATCTCGTGAACGACGTGAGCGGGTTCCGCTTCGACCCCGCGCTGGCTGACCTGGTGGCCGCGCGGGGGGTGCCGGCGGTGGTGATGCACATGCGCGGGGATTTTGCAGGCATGCATCTCGAACCGAGCTATGAGGACGTGATGGGCGAGGTGGTGGCGGAGCTTGGGGATGCCCTGGCCCGGGGCGAGAAGGCGGGGGTCGCCCGGAAACAGCTCCTTGTCGACCCCGGGATCGGCTTTGCCAAAGACTCCCACCACAGCCTGGAGGTGCTGCGGCGACTCCCCGAGCTTAGGGCCCTGGATCGGCCCCTGCTGGTCGGACCCTCACGGAAGAGCTTCATTGGGAAGGTGCTCGACCTGCCAGTGGGAGAGCGGCTCATGGGCACGGCGGCGGCGGTAGCGGCCGCGGTCCTGGCCGGGGCCCACGTCGTGCGCGTCCACGACGTCAAGGAGATGGTGCAGGTGGTGCGGGTCTGCGACGCGATCGTGGGCGACCCGCCCCCGGGGGGAGGTGTGTAG
- the cdaA gene encoding diadenylate cyclase CdaA — translation MLPERLAAFFSASEFTWLDALDILIVAFIVYQLLQFIRGTHAVQMAIGGLVLVILYWASLLLNLETVNWLLRTFLPFVVFGIIVVFQSEIRKVLAHLGKTPFFGAFSGRRKEEVIDEVVLATTTLASSRTGAILVVEREMGLRSYIETGIALDAFVTYDLLISIFNPRTPLHDGAVVIQASRVAAAACFLPLTVNPELSRTLGSRHRAAIGVTEDTDAVAVVVSEETGIISLVTEGRIRRELDGRSLKQALLEALEVSALPAENNALGETVTVRDK, via the coding sequence ATGCTCCCCGAGCGCCTGGCCGCCTTCTTCTCCGCCTCGGAGTTCACCTGGCTGGACGCGCTCGACATCCTGATCGTGGCCTTCATCGTCTACCAGCTCCTCCAGTTCATCCGGGGCACCCACGCCGTGCAAATGGCGATCGGAGGGCTGGTCCTGGTCATCCTGTATTGGGCCTCCCTCCTCTTAAACCTCGAGACCGTCAACTGGCTCCTCCGCACCTTTCTTCCCTTCGTGGTCTTCGGCATCATCGTGGTCTTCCAGTCCGAGATCCGAAAGGTACTCGCCCATCTCGGCAAGACCCCTTTCTTCGGGGCCTTCAGCGGCCGGCGCAAGGAGGAGGTGATCGACGAGGTGGTACTGGCCACCACCACCCTGGCCTCCTCGCGCACGGGGGCCATTCTGGTCGTGGAGCGGGAAATGGGCCTGCGCAGCTATATCGAGACCGGCATCGCGCTCGACGCCTTTGTCACCTACGACCTTCTCATCAGCATCTTCAACCCGCGCACGCCGCTCCATGACGGGGCGGTGGTCATCCAAGCGAGCCGGGTGGCGGCCGCCGCCTGCTTCCTCCCCTTGACCGTCAACCCCGAGCTGTCGCGCACGCTGGGCAGCCGCCACCGCGCTGCCATCGGCGTGACCGAGGACACGGACGCGGTGGCGGTTGTGGTGTCCGAGGAGACGGGGATCATCTCCCTCGTAACCGAGGGCCGGATCCGTCGGGAGCTTGACGGTCGCTCCCTCAAACAGGCCCTCCTCGAGGCGCTCGAGGTGTCGGCTCTCCCCGCCGAGAACAACGCCCTGGGGGAGACCGTCACCGTGCGGGACAAATAG
- a CDS encoding DHA2 family efflux MFS transporter permease subunit, which yields VFYINIPVGVASLVMAQLFIFDPPYIGRRATRIDYQGMGLLAVGIGALQILLDKGQEEDWFASSAMTVLVVVAVGALIAFLVHELRAQQPVVNLRVFRVSTYSAGVFLMTVLGFVLYGSLVLLPIFLQTLLGYPSLQAGLAMAPRGMGAFLAMPAVGMLLGRVPARRMLAAGLVTGSLTLFWLGSLNLSAGYWDIFWPQFLQGISLGMLFVPLTTITMDPIPKESMGNATSMFNLMRNIGGSMGIAAATTLLFRRQQAHLSVLGAHVDPFSPQARALLEQLRAGFLARGSDFATATDQARVAAFGFVQRQAAMLSFTDVFRLLALLFLALLPFLLVMKSPRAGRSAAPAGH from the coding sequence GGGTCTTCTACATCAACATCCCCGTGGGAGTGGCCTCTCTGGTCATGGCCCAGCTCTTCATCTTCGACCCCCCCTACATCGGGCGGCGCGCGACGCGGATCGACTACCAGGGCATGGGGCTTCTGGCCGTGGGCATCGGAGCGCTTCAGATCCTGCTCGACAAGGGCCAGGAGGAGGACTGGTTCGCCTCCAGCGCGATGACGGTTTTGGTGGTGGTCGCGGTGGGGGCTCTGATCGCGTTTCTCGTCCACGAGCTCCGAGCGCAACAGCCCGTGGTCAACCTACGCGTCTTCCGCGTGTCCACCTACAGCGCGGGGGTCTTTCTCATGACCGTGCTGGGGTTCGTCCTCTACGGCAGCCTGGTCCTGCTGCCGATCTTCCTGCAGACACTGCTCGGCTATCCGTCGCTGCAGGCGGGTCTCGCCATGGCGCCGCGCGGGATGGGCGCGTTCCTAGCCATGCCCGCGGTGGGTATGCTCCTGGGGCGGGTGCCCGCGCGCCGCATGCTGGCGGCGGGGCTCGTCACCGGCTCCCTCACTCTCTTCTGGCTCGGCTCCCTGAATCTCAGCGCGGGCTACTGGGACATTTTCTGGCCGCAGTTCCTGCAGGGGATCTCTCTGGGGATGCTCTTCGTCCCCCTGACCACCATCACCATGGATCCCATCCCTAAGGAGTCCATGGGCAACGCCACCAGCATGTTCAACCTGATGCGCAACATCGGAGGGAGCATGGGCATCGCCGCCGCTACCACCCTGCTCTTCCGGCGGCAGCAGGCCCACTTGAGCGTTCTGGGGGCGCACGTCGACCCCTTCAGCCCCCAGGCCCGGGCCCTGCTCGAGCAGCTGCGGGCCGGTTTCCTGGCCCGGGGATCCGATTTCGCCACCGCCACCGACCAGGCCCGGGTCGCCGCCTTCGGGTTCGTTCAGCGGCAGGCGGCCATGCTGTCCTTCACCGACGTCTTCCGCCTGCTCGCGCTGCTCTTCTTGGCCCTCCTGCCCTTTCTGCTCGTGATGAAGAGCCCCCGCGCGGGCCGCAGCGCGGCCCCCGCCGGGCACTAG
- the ftsH gene encoding ATP-dependent zinc metalloprotease FtsH: MNATFKTVMLWMSLLVVVFLAWHFAQIQKKETAVKFSEFMAQVESGQVAEVTITGNEIKGRYNSQQSFKTFAPIGYDKLVDTLLAKKVMVNYQPDQTPTWANMLISWAPFILLIGFWIFFMRQMQSGGNKALSFGKSKAKLLASQQKKVTFKDVAGVDEAKEELQEIIEFLREPQKFQKLGGRIPKGVLLMGPPGTGKTLLARAIAGEANVPFFSISGSDFVEMFVGVGASRVRDLFEQGKKNAPCIIFIDEIDAVGRHRGAGLGGGHDEREQTLNQLLVEMDGFESNDGVILIAATNRPDVLDPALLRPGRFDRRVVVSRPDVRGREGILLVHTRKIPLSEDVDISVLARATPGFSGADLANLVNEAALLAARHSQKFVNMQDFESSKDKVLMGAERKSMIITEEEKKITAFHEGGHALLAALLPHTDPLHKVTIIPRGMALGLTQQLPTEEKHNYSREQLESRIAVCMGGRIAEEITFGQITTGAQNDIEQATEMARKMVCEWGMSDALGPLTYGKKEEAIFLGKEFNRHQDYSEATALKIDAEIKRIVTEQYERAQRILTDKRPVLVKVAEALLEHEVLDGQQIQQILAGEPLAARVRKAAPAPAPVAAREGKVDDGERAGGILPPPMAAPKPTS, from the coding sequence GTGAACGCCACGTTCAAGACGGTGATGCTATGGATGTCGTTGCTGGTCGTTGTTTTCCTGGCCTGGCACTTCGCCCAGATCCAGAAGAAAGAGACCGCGGTTAAATTCAGCGAATTCATGGCCCAGGTGGAGTCCGGCCAGGTGGCGGAGGTGACCATCACCGGCAACGAGATCAAGGGCCGCTACAACAGCCAGCAGTCCTTCAAGACCTTCGCTCCCATCGGCTACGACAAGCTCGTGGACACCTTGCTCGCCAAGAAGGTCATGGTCAACTATCAGCCCGACCAGACCCCGACCTGGGCCAACATGCTCATCTCTTGGGCCCCCTTCATCCTCCTCATCGGCTTCTGGATCTTCTTCATGCGGCAGATGCAGAGCGGGGGGAACAAGGCGCTCTCCTTCGGGAAGTCCAAGGCTAAGCTCCTGGCCAGCCAGCAGAAGAAGGTGACCTTCAAGGACGTAGCGGGCGTGGACGAGGCCAAGGAGGAGCTCCAGGAGATCATCGAGTTCCTGCGCGAGCCCCAGAAGTTCCAGAAGCTGGGCGGCCGCATCCCCAAGGGCGTGCTTCTCATGGGGCCCCCGGGGACGGGCAAGACGCTTCTCGCGCGGGCCATCGCGGGCGAAGCCAACGTACCGTTCTTCTCCATTTCCGGCTCCGATTTCGTGGAGATGTTCGTGGGGGTGGGAGCGAGCCGCGTGCGCGACCTCTTCGAGCAGGGAAAGAAGAACGCTCCCTGCATCATTTTCATCGACGAGATCGACGCCGTGGGCCGGCACCGCGGCGCGGGCCTGGGCGGCGGCCACGACGAGCGCGAGCAGACCCTGAACCAGCTGCTGGTGGAGATGGACGGCTTCGAGTCCAACGACGGGGTCATCCTGATCGCGGCCACGAACCGGCCCGACGTGCTGGACCCCGCCCTCCTGCGGCCGGGCCGCTTCGACCGGCGGGTAGTGGTCTCCCGGCCCGACGTGAGGGGCCGCGAGGGGATCCTCCTGGTCCACACCCGCAAGATCCCCCTCTCCGAGGACGTGGACATCTCTGTCCTAGCCCGGGCCACGCCCGGGTTTTCGGGGGCGGACCTCGCCAACCTCGTGAACGAGGCCGCCCTTCTGGCCGCCCGCCACAGCCAGAAGTTCGTGAACATGCAGGACTTCGAGAGCTCGAAGGACAAGGTGCTCATGGGGGCCGAGCGGAAGAGCATGATCATCACCGAGGAGGAGAAGAAGATCACCGCCTTTCACGAGGGGGGCCACGCCCTCTTGGCCGCCCTCCTGCCCCACACCGACCCTCTGCACAAGGTGACCATCATCCCCCGCGGCATGGCCTTGGGCCTGACCCAGCAACTGCCCACGGAGGAGAAGCACAACTACAGCCGCGAGCAGTTGGAGAGCCGGATCGCGGTTTGCATGGGCGGTCGCATCGCGGAGGAGATTACCTTCGGCCAGATCACGACCGGAGCCCAAAACGACATCGAGCAGGCCACGGAGATGGCGCGCAAGATGGTCTGCGAGTGGGGGATGAGCGACGCCCTGGGGCCGCTCACCTATGGAAAGAAGGAGGAGGCCATCTTCCTGGGCAAGGAGTTCAACCGGCACCAGGACTACTCCGAGGCCACCGCCCTCAAGATCGACGCCGAGATCAAGCGGATCGTAACCGAGCAGTACGAGCGGGCCCAGCGGATCCTGACCGACAAGCGCCCGGTGCTGGTCAAAGTGGCGGAGGCGCTACTCGAGCACGAGGTGCTGGACGGCCAGCAGATCCAGCAGATCCTGGCCGGCGAGCCCCTGGCCGCGCGCGTACGGAAAGCGGCTCCCGCTCCGGCCCCGGTGGCCGCCCGCGAGGGTAAGGTCGACGACGGCGAACGGGCGGGCGGAATCCTGCCCCCTCCCATGGCGGCGCCGAAGCCGACGTCCTAG
- the tilS gene encoding tRNA lysidine(34) synthetase TilS: MKHSRLVTVVDAALADLGVPCAGQAILVGLSGGADSVGLLDALATVSRRRGFRVVAAHLDHGLRPDSAADALFCADLCAQLGVSFRAGRADVTGRARRERGGIEQAARLERYAFLRAAKGDEGAVAVAVAHTRDDQAETVLLRLLRGAGRSGLSAMRVRTGDILRPLLEVSREEVRCHLQNRGLTWREDPSNADPSFRRNRVRHELMPYLESRFNPRIGETLARSAALLADEAELLGSLAGSLYDRAARRVGEGVSLSRGVLAAAPLALRRLAVRRVLEETGGLRGVSAALVERLLVLAGSAAPSGRRLALPGGRVALFRFGDVWVGPRSEPRPGFAYPLGVPGRVELPGGVAVVAGPADGPPASQGEAAVVAAPEGEPLLVRTRRPGDRVWRHGRKMSLKRFLMEQRVPADRRGALPLVAAGSEVLWVPGEPQEPGRGGRLVSLRLERSL; this comes from the coding sequence GTGAAGCACAGTCGTCTCGTCACCGTGGTCGACGCGGCCCTGGCCGATCTGGGGGTCCCGTGTGCGGGCCAGGCGATCCTGGTCGGCCTATCCGGGGGGGCCGATTCGGTGGGGCTCCTCGACGCCCTGGCCACGGTCAGCCGCCGGCGAGGCTTCCGCGTGGTCGCGGCCCACCTCGACCACGGCCTGCGTCCCGACTCGGCCGCGGATGCCCTCTTCTGCGCCGACCTCTGTGCGCAATTGGGGGTCTCCTTTCGCGCCGGCCGGGCTGACGTAACCGGGCGCGCTCGCCGCGAGCGGGGCGGGATCGAGCAGGCGGCGCGGCTCGAGCGCTACGCGTTCCTTCGCGCAGCCAAGGGGGACGAGGGGGCGGTGGCGGTGGCGGTGGCCCACACCCGCGACGACCAGGCGGAGACCGTGCTCCTGCGCCTCCTCCGGGGCGCCGGCCGGTCGGGCCTTTCCGCCATGCGGGTGCGCACGGGGGACATCCTGCGACCCCTCCTGGAGGTCTCGCGTGAGGAGGTTCGGTGCCACCTTCAGAATCGTGGTCTCACCTGGCGCGAGGACCCGAGCAACGCCGACCCCTCGTTTCGCCGGAACCGGGTGCGGCACGAACTCATGCCCTACCTGGAGTCTCGCTTTAACCCCCGCATCGGAGAGACCCTGGCCCGCTCGGCCGCGCTCCTGGCCGACGAGGCCGAGCTGCTAGGCTCGTTGGCCGGGAGCCTATACGACCGGGCGGCGCGGCGGGTGGGTGAGGGCGTGAGCCTCTCGCGGGGCGTCCTTGCCGCGGCCCCGCTCGCCCTGCGGCGCCTGGCTGTGCGGCGAGTGCTGGAAGAGACCGGGGGTCTGCGCGGGGTCAGCGCCGCCCTCGTGGAGCGACTCCTCGTCCTGGCTGGTTCGGCTGCGCCCTCTGGCCGTCGCTTGGCGCTCCCCGGGGGACGGGTCGCCTTGTTCCGGTTCGGCGACGTGTGGGTCGGGCCGCGCAGCGAGCCCCGGCCCGGTTTTGCCTACCCCCTGGGTGTTCCTGGCCGGGTGGAGTTGCCGGGAGGGGTGGCGGTGGTGGCGGGACCCGCGGACGGGCCCCCGGCCTCCCAGGGAGAGGCGGCAGTGGTGGCGGCGCCGGAGGGCGAGCCCCTCCTTGTCCGCACGCGCCGCCCCGGAGACCGAGTGTGGCGGCACGGCCGGAAGATGAGCCTGAAGCGGTTCTTGATGGAGCAGCGGGTCCCCGCCGACCGGCGCGGGGCCCTGCCCTTGGTGGCCGCGGGCTCGGAGGTGCTGTGGGTGCCGGGGGAACCCCAGGAACCTGGGCGGGGAGGCCGGCTCGTCAGCCTGCGCCTGGAGAGGTCCCTTTGA